The Bradyrhizobium ottawaense genome window below encodes:
- a CDS encoding B12-binding domain-containing radical SAM protein, giving the protein MRAESNGTSRRILCVFPRYTSSFGTFEHSYPLTDGVRAFMPPQGLLLISAYLPQDWQVKFVDENLRRTTREEFEWAEVVFVSGMHIQRQQMNDICRRAHEFDLPVALGGPSVSACPDYYPSFDYLHVGELGDATNQLIEILSRDTTRPEEQVVLTTKDRVPMTEFPIPAYELADVKKYMLGSIQYSSGCPYQCEFCDIPGLYGRNPRLKAPEQIIAELDRLRECGMTDTVYFVDDNFIGNRKAALDLLPHLIEWQKRTGYVVRLACEATLNIAKRPEILEKMREAYFITIFCGIETPDPDALKAMQKDHNMMVPILEGVRTINSYGMEVVSGIIMGLDTDKPNTSEALLGFVEESRIPLLTINLLQALPKTPLWDRLEREGRLVEDDGRDSNVDFLLPYDEVVASWKHAMAVAYAPEKVYARFQYQCDHVYVHRLKVPTPDEMKTWANIRRGLVMLRNIFWKVGVLGDYKRVFWKFALGRLKRGDVEGLIGCTLIAHHLITFARAASSGRQNASNYSIRLREAAVPAE; this is encoded by the coding sequence ATGCGAGCTGAAAGTAACGGAACGTCGCGGCGGATTCTCTGTGTGTTTCCGCGCTACACCTCGTCGTTCGGGACGTTCGAGCATTCCTATCCCCTGACCGATGGTGTCCGTGCCTTCATGCCGCCGCAGGGGCTGCTGCTGATCTCGGCCTATCTGCCGCAGGATTGGCAGGTCAAATTCGTCGACGAGAACCTGCGTCGCACGACCAGGGAGGAGTTCGAGTGGGCCGAGGTGGTCTTCGTCAGCGGCATGCACATCCAGCGCCAGCAGATGAACGACATCTGCCGCCGCGCTCATGAATTCGATCTGCCGGTCGCGCTCGGCGGTCCCTCCGTCAGCGCCTGTCCCGACTATTATCCGTCCTTCGACTATCTCCATGTCGGCGAGCTCGGCGATGCCACCAACCAGCTGATCGAGATCCTGTCGCGCGACACCACGCGTCCTGAGGAACAGGTGGTGCTCACCACCAAGGACCGCGTGCCGATGACGGAGTTTCCGATCCCGGCCTACGAGCTTGCCGACGTGAAGAAATACATGCTCGGCAGCATCCAGTATTCCAGCGGCTGTCCCTATCAGTGCGAGTTCTGCGACATCCCCGGCCTCTACGGCCGCAATCCACGCCTCAAAGCGCCGGAGCAGATCATCGCCGAGCTCGACCGCCTGCGCGAATGCGGCATGACGGACACGGTCTATTTCGTCGACGACAATTTCATCGGCAACCGCAAGGCGGCGCTGGATCTGCTGCCGCATCTGATCGAATGGCAGAAGCGGACCGGCTACGTGGTGCGGCTCGCCTGCGAGGCGACGCTCAACATCGCCAAGCGGCCCGAGATCCTCGAGAAGATGCGCGAGGCCTATTTCATCACCATCTTCTGCGGAATCGAGACGCCCGATCCCGACGCGCTGAAGGCGATGCAGAAGGACCACAACATGATGGTCCCGATCCTGGAGGGCGTGCGCACCATCAACTCCTACGGCATGGAGGTCGTCTCCGGCATCATCATGGGACTCGACACCGACAAGCCGAATACGTCTGAGGCGCTGCTCGGCTTCGTCGAGGAGTCCCGGATTCCGCTGCTCACGATCAACCTGCTTCAGGCGCTGCCGAAGACGCCGCTGTGGGACCGGCTGGAGCGCGAGGGGCGCCTGGTCGAAGACGACGGCCGCGATTCCAACGTCGACTTCCTGCTGCCCTATGACGAGGTCGTCGCGTCCTGGAAGCACGCGATGGCGGTCGCATATGCGCCCGAGAAGGTCTACGCGCGCTTCCAGTATCAATGCGACCACGTTTATGTTCACCGCCTCAAGGTGCCGACCCCGGACGAGATGAAGACCTGGGCCAACATCAGGCGTGGCCTCGTCATGCTGCGCAACATCTTCTGGAAGGTCGGCGTGCTCGGTGACTACAAGCGCGTGTTCTGGAAGTTCGCGCTGGGGCGCCTCAAGCGCGGCGATGTCGAAGGCCTGATCGGATGCACCCTGATCGCGCACCATCTCATCACCTTTGCGCGCGCGGCCTCCAGCGGCAGGCAGAACGCCTCGAATTACTCGATCCGGCTGCGCGAGGCCGCCGTTCCCGCCGAATGA
- a CDS encoding ethanolamine ammonia-lyase subunit EutB, with product MVYRHTIDATTHTFPDLRDLLARATPPRSGDRLAGIAADTAEQMIAARMALADVPLGQFLQEAVIPYEADEVTRLVIDSHDAKAFAPVASLTVGAFRDWLLSDAATPEILRKLAGGITPEMAAAVSKLMRNQDLILAARKCEVTTAFRNTIGLKGRMSTRLQPNHPFDDARGITASILDGILLGAGDACIGINPASDDPAVIAQLLRLLDEIITRLKIPTQACVLTHVTTTLALIGQGVPVDLVFQSVAGTEAANRSFGIDLALLKEAQQAGLSQGRGTVGQNVMYFETGQGSALSAGAHHGVDQQTCEARAYAVARAFAPLLVNSVVGFIGPEYLYDGKEIIRAGLEDHFCGKLLGLPLGIDICYTNHAEADQDDMDNLLTLLAAAGVTFIMGVPGADDVMLNYQSTSFHDALYVRDVFGLRRAPEFDDWLVQAGITGADFRLAGDAGLLPDFASRLIA from the coding sequence TTGGTCTACCGCCATACCATCGACGCCACGACCCACACCTTCCCGGACCTGCGCGACCTGCTTGCCAGGGCGACGCCGCCGCGCTCCGGCGACCGGCTGGCCGGGATCGCAGCCGACACCGCCGAGCAGATGATCGCGGCGCGGATGGCGCTCGCCGACGTCCCGCTCGGCCAATTCCTGCAGGAAGCCGTGATTCCCTACGAGGCCGACGAGGTCACCCGCCTCGTCATCGACAGCCATGACGCGAAGGCCTTCGCGCCGGTGGCGTCGCTGACGGTTGGTGCCTTCCGCGACTGGCTGCTGTCGGATGCCGCAACGCCCGAAATCCTGCGCAAGCTGGCGGGCGGCATCACCCCGGAGATGGCAGCCGCAGTGTCGAAGCTGATGCGCAATCAGGATCTGATCCTGGCGGCGCGGAAATGCGAGGTCACCACCGCCTTCCGCAACACCATCGGCCTGAAGGGGCGGATGAGCACGCGGCTGCAGCCCAACCATCCCTTCGACGATGCCAGGGGTATCACCGCCTCGATCCTCGACGGCATCCTGCTGGGTGCCGGCGATGCCTGCATCGGCATCAATCCCGCGAGCGACGATCCGGCCGTCATCGCGCAATTGCTGCGACTGCTCGACGAGATCATCACGCGGCTGAAGATCCCGACGCAAGCTTGCGTGCTGACCCATGTCACGACGACGCTGGCGCTGATCGGGCAGGGCGTGCCGGTCGACCTCGTCTTCCAGTCGGTCGCCGGCACCGAGGCCGCCAATCGCAGTTTCGGCATCGACCTTGCGCTTCTGAAGGAGGCGCAGCAGGCCGGGTTGTCGCAGGGGCGCGGCACGGTCGGGCAGAACGTGATGTATTTCGAGACCGGCCAGGGCTCGGCGCTGTCGGCGGGCGCCCACCACGGCGTGGACCAGCAGACCTGCGAGGCGCGCGCCTATGCGGTCGCCCGCGCCTTTGCCCCGCTGCTGGTCAACAGCGTGGTCGGCTTCATCGGCCCGGAATATCTCTATGATGGCAAGGAAATCATCCGCGCCGGGCTGGAGGATCATTTCTGCGGCAAATTGCTCGGCCTGCCGCTCGGGATCGACATCTGCTACACCAACCACGCCGAGGCGGACCAGGACGACATGGACAATCTGCTGACGCTGCTCGCAGCCGCCGGCGTCACCTTCATCATGGGTGTCCCCGGCGCCGACGACGTCATGTTGAACTACCAGTCGACGTCTTTTCACGACGCGCTCTATGTCCGGGACGTCTTCGGTCTGCGCCGCGCGCCGGAATTCGACGACTGGCTGGTGCAGGCAGGGATTACTGGCGCCGATTTCCGACTTGCCGGCGATGCAGGCCTGCTGCCCGATTTTGCCTCGCGGCTGATCGCCTGA
- a CDS encoding methyl-accepting chemotaxis protein, whose protein sequence is MTSDRSGNAAKLAGRFTLATKLYAIFALFALLTAAIAMLSDYNSRRGADLTSAIETANAAALNVERVNSLVYAVVMESRGVYMSTEPAVVKKYGEGLLKFNAQILDVVKRWETIVKADDAEQFATFKKRIEQFVEFRKELVRRGVEINAAAGREWGDNDANRTVRSALNKDLEALSKVYAERAKQIARETETNRTLSFVLTCLGGVALALVVIGIVIIARSVARPLAAITATIKQVADGTEDVVVPHSDRADEIGALARAIQVFQEAMGRNRNLAAQVSQGSAAREERARHIEQSVEEFRGAIGAIMRGLSDNASVMRETAQTITRVTADASSRAGTAANATEQASHNVTAVAGAAEELSASVVEIGRQVRQSAGAVEQTGQRTEKSISEIESLAAATQRIDGVLNLIQAIAEQTNLLALNATIEAARAGDAGRGFAVVAHEVKTLAGQTAKATAEISENVSMIQASTRNAVDAVREIGGAVREINEVTSAIAGAIGQQDAATREISSNAQSAAQGNETLVANITSLRDAIGETDTAASSVLTAAGSLTETADTLSREVEKFFQNLRAGSGDGRIARAG, encoded by the coding sequence ATGACATCAGACCGATCTGGGAATGCCGCCAAGCTGGCTGGCCGTTTCACGCTTGCCACCAAGCTCTATGCGATCTTCGCGCTGTTCGCGCTGCTGACGGCTGCGATCGCGATGCTGTCCGACTACAACAGCCGCCGCGGCGCCGACCTGACCAGCGCGATCGAGACGGCGAACGCCGCAGCTCTGAACGTCGAGCGCGTCAACTCGCTGGTCTATGCGGTCGTGATGGAATCGCGCGGCGTCTACATGTCGACCGAGCCCGCCGTGGTGAAGAAATACGGCGAGGGCCTGCTCAAGTTCAACGCCCAGATCCTCGACGTCGTGAAGCGCTGGGAGACCATCGTCAAAGCCGACGATGCCGAGCAATTCGCCACCTTCAAGAAGCGCATCGAGCAGTTCGTCGAGTTCCGCAAGGAACTGGTGCGCCGCGGCGTCGAGATCAATGCGGCCGCGGGCCGCGAATGGGGCGACAACGATGCCAACCGCACCGTGCGCTCGGCGCTGAACAAGGATCTCGAGGCGCTGTCCAAGGTCTATGCCGAGCGCGCCAAACAGATCGCGCGCGAGACGGAGACCAATCGCACCCTCTCCTTCGTCCTGACCTGCCTCGGCGGCGTGGCGCTGGCCCTGGTCGTGATCGGCATCGTCATCATCGCCCGCTCGGTCGCCCGGCCGCTCGCCGCGATCACCGCGACCATCAAGCAGGTCGCCGACGGCACCGAGGATGTCGTGGTGCCGCACTCCGACCGCGCCGACGAGATCGGCGCGCTGGCACGCGCGATCCAGGTCTTCCAGGAGGCCATGGGCCGCAACCGCAACCTCGCCGCGCAGGTCTCGCAGGGCTCCGCCGCGCGCGAGGAGCGCGCGCGCCACATCGAACAGTCCGTCGAGGAGTTTCGCGGGGCGATCGGCGCGATCATGCGCGGCCTCAGCGACAACGCCTCGGTCATGCGCGAGACCGCGCAGACCATCACGCGCGTCACCGCGGATGCCTCCAGCCGCGCCGGCACGGCGGCCAATGCCACCGAGCAGGCCTCGCACAACGTCACGGCGGTGGCCGGCGCGGCCGAGGAACTGTCGGCCTCGGTCGTCGAGATCGGCCGCCAGGTGCGGCAGAGCGCCGGCGCGGTCGAGCAGACCGGCCAGCGCACCGAGAAGTCGATCTCCGAGATCGAGAGCCTCGCCGCGGCGACGCAGCGCATCGACGGCGTGCTCAATCTGATCCAGGCCATCGCCGAGCAGACCAATCTGCTGGCGCTGAACGCGACCATCGAGGCCGCGCGCGCCGGCGACGCCGGCCGCGGCTTTGCCGTGGTCGCTCATGAAGTGAAGACCCTCGCGGGCCAGACCGCCAAGGCCACCGCGGAGATCAGCGAGAACGTCTCGATGATCCAGGCCTCGACCCGCAACGCGGTCGATGCCGTGCGCGAGATCGGCGGCGCGGTGCGCGAGATCAACGAGGTCACCTCCGCAATCGCCGGCGCCATCGGCCAGCAGGACGCCGCCACGCGCGAGATCTCGTCCAACGCGCAAAGCGCGGCGCAGGGCAACGAGACGCTGGTCGCCAACATCACCTCGCTGCGCGACGCCATCGGCGAGACCGATACCGCCGCATCCTCGGTGTTGACGGCGGCGGGCAGCCTGACCGAGACCGCGGACACGCTGTCGCGCGAGGTGGAGAAGTTCTTCCAGAATTTGCGCGCGGGGTCGGGGGACGGCCGCATCG